The Niallia alba genome includes a window with the following:
- a CDS encoding Bcr/CflA family multidrug efflux MFS transporter: protein MNSLSKIKRLQIAFLLGSLSLLGPFTIDTYLPAFPTIVEEFHTSASLVQVSLTTCLLGLALGQLIIGPMSDVQGRRKPLIIFLGLYLLSSLICAVAPNIYMLIVSRFIQGFAAAGGLVISRAVVRDLYSGRELTKFFATLMLIGNLGPIVAPIIGGAILSFANWKVVFLVLTFIGIILTVVVSFKLEETLPAEKRVPSNIKQVVMNFGSLLKDREFAGYAFTQGFTTAGIFAYVSGISFVYQNIYGVSPQVFSLLFGINGVGLIIGTQIVGRLSKFSERTFLKSGLALSMSASILLVIAILVHAPLVAVAIPIFLFVTSISIIGTSSFSLAMETKGHMAGSASALLGLLPFLLGSLTAPLVGIGGEHTAVPMGVIIFASSLLAFLSYYVLVRKSSLKVNTPKHVTHN, encoded by the coding sequence TTGAATTCATTATCAAAAATTAAACGATTGCAAATTGCTTTTCTATTGGGATCACTTTCCCTGTTAGGTCCATTTACAATAGATACGTATTTGCCTGCATTTCCAACTATTGTAGAGGAATTTCACACGAGTGCTTCCTTAGTGCAAGTTAGTTTAACAACTTGCTTGTTGGGATTGGCATTGGGCCAGTTAATCATTGGACCAATGAGTGATGTCCAAGGGCGTCGTAAACCATTAATAATTTTTCTTGGTTTATACTTACTATCTTCATTAATATGTGCGGTTGCACCAAATATTTATATGTTGATCGTTTCTCGTTTCATCCAAGGGTTTGCAGCAGCAGGTGGTCTCGTTATTTCAAGAGCTGTTGTTCGAGATCTATATAGTGGAAGAGAGCTTACAAAGTTTTTTGCCACGTTAATGTTAATTGGAAACCTTGGTCCGATTGTGGCACCTATAATAGGTGGTGCAATTCTTTCTTTTGCAAATTGGAAAGTGGTTTTCCTTGTTTTAACCTTTATTGGGATTATTTTGACTGTTGTCGTTTCCTTTAAACTGGAAGAAACCTTACCAGCTGAAAAGCGTGTACCGAGCAATATCAAACAAGTAGTTATGAATTTTGGTTCATTATTGAAAGACCGTGAATTTGCAGGCTATGCATTTACACAAGGTTTTACTACTGCCGGAATTTTTGCCTATGTTTCTGGTATTTCTTTTGTCTATCAAAATATTTATGGCGTTTCTCCTCAAGTCTTTAGTTTATTGTTTGGGATAAACGGAGTTGGCTTAATTATTGGAACACAAATCGTTGGCAGATTATCTAAATTCTCAGAGAGAACATTCTTGAAGAGCGGTTTAGCTCTTTCCATGTCAGCTTCGATTTTATTAGTAATTGCCATTTTAGTTCATGCACCGTTAGTCGCAGTTGCCATACCTATTTTTCTTTTCGTTACTTCCATTAGTATTATTGGAACATCTTCTTTTTCATTGGCGATGGAAACAAAAGGACATATGGCAGGAAGCGCATCTGCATTATTAGGTCTATTACCATTCTTACTAGGTTCACTAACAGCACCGTTAGTAGGAATCGGAGGAGAACATACAGCTGTGCCGATGGGAGTTATTATTTTCGCATCAAGCCTGTTAGCGTTCTTATCTTATTATGTATTGGTGAGAAAATCTTCGTTAAAGGTGAATACACCTAAGCATGTTACCCATAATTAA
- a CDS encoding sensor histidine kinase has product MKSYWVWLVLNVVVWPFAIGYTDLTINQLTGQLFGVALYFAIFFLTPLVKKRPSLFVFFICLNVIIATITLFPSDGTINPFLILILSLLIAEGFYHLTIGSSLIISVIGCGAILITVLNSNLGQIIEIFVEIYIIFLLIGLLVYKQTKDQWTDLDARYQALFSEYRDIKRRAVSEEELARQEERVLIAHEIHDSVGHKLTALIMQLEMFRLQTSEEYKEKVQSLKELAGESLNETRRAVKSLKANDTGGLSGILRLIRKLEMENMIRIHFSVKHGAFSAPLTGEQSFVIYRSVQEALTNIMKHSNAKEAEIMFEAPGNSIFRFEISNPISNRSLYKEGFGLSSMRERLEKYGGDLKVIKTDEQFRISGFIKLLNIGDEHGSNITG; this is encoded by the coding sequence ATGAAATCCTATTGGGTATGGCTTGTATTAAATGTGGTTGTATGGCCATTTGCAATTGGCTATACTGACTTAACTATTAATCAATTAACTGGGCAATTATTCGGTGTTGCGCTTTATTTTGCTATCTTTTTTCTTACTCCTTTAGTGAAGAAGAGGCCAAGCTTATTCGTCTTTTTTATATGCTTGAATGTTATTATCGCAACGATTACTTTATTTCCTTCTGATGGTACTATCAATCCATTTCTTATTCTTATCCTTTCCCTTTTAATCGCAGAGGGATTTTATCACTTGACGATTGGTAGTAGCTTAATTATTAGTGTAATTGGATGTGGAGCAATTCTCATAACGGTATTGAATAGTAATCTAGGTCAAATAATAGAGATATTTGTGGAGATTTATATTATTTTTCTTCTTATAGGCTTGTTAGTGTATAAGCAGACAAAGGATCAATGGACAGATCTGGATGCACGGTACCAAGCCCTTTTTAGCGAATACCGTGATATAAAGCGAAGAGCTGTTTCGGAAGAGGAACTCGCTAGACAGGAAGAACGTGTATTAATTGCACATGAAATTCATGATTCAGTTGGTCATAAACTTACGGCATTGATCATGCAACTGGAAATGTTTCGTTTACAAACTTCTGAAGAATATAAGGAAAAGGTACAATCCTTGAAGGAACTTGCTGGAGAGAGTTTAAATGAAACACGAAGGGCAGTAAAATCCTTAAAGGCTAATGATACAGGTGGACTTTCAGGGATATTACGATTGATTCGTAAATTAGAAATGGAGAATATGATTCGTATTCATTTTTCTGTGAAACATGGTGCTTTTTCTGCTCCATTAACTGGTGAGCAATCTTTTGTGATTTATCGTTCTGTTCAAGAGGCATTAACAAATATTATGAAACATAGTAACGCAAAAGAAGCTGAAATTATGTTTGAAGCTCCAGGTAACAGTATTTTTCGTTTTGAAATAAGTAACCCTATTTCGAATCGTTCATTATATAAAGAAGGATTTGGACTTAGTTCTATGCGGGAGCGGTTGGAAAAGTACGGAGGAGATTTAAAAGTGATTAAAACGGATGAACAATTTCGGATAAGTGGATTTATTAAACTTCTCAATATAGGTGATGAACATGGCTCGAATATTACTGGCTGA
- a CDS encoding response regulator has protein sequence MARILLAEDQVMVRQGLKMMIETEEEFKVTGETNNGKEAIDLCERMQFDIAILDIRMPIIDGLETAKIIQSRWPQMKILMLTTFDDDHYVMEALRIGVSGYILKNGDTDALLRSIHSVLNGGLTIEENVAAKVVPQLIKQNNNPEADPTLTPRERAILKCIGEGLSNNEIADRLAISVGTVKNNTSKILTKLDLRDRTQLAIYAIRHNLV, from the coding sequence ATGGCTCGAATATTACTGGCTGAAGACCAGGTTATGGTAAGACAAGGTTTAAAAATGATGATTGAAACAGAAGAAGAATTTAAAGTGACTGGAGAAACAAATAATGGGAAAGAAGCAATAGATCTATGTGAAAGGATGCAGTTTGATATTGCGATATTAGATATTCGAATGCCCATTATAGATGGTTTAGAAACAGCGAAAATTATTCAATCCCGCTGGCCGCAAATGAAAATATTGATGTTAACGACCTTTGATGATGATCACTATGTAATGGAAGCATTGAGAATTGGTGTTAGTGGCTACATTTTGAAAAATGGCGATACAGATGCGCTACTGCGTTCCATTCATAGTGTATTAAATGGAGGTTTAACTATTGAGGAAAATGTAGCAGCAAAAGTCGTTCCGCAACTAATAAAACAAAACAATAATCCGGAAGCTGACCCTACCCTAACCCCCCGAGAACGGGCTATATTAAAGTGTATTGGAGAAGGGCTTAGCAATAATGAAATTGCAGATAGATTGGCAATCTCCGTTGGAACCGTGAAAAATAATACAAGTAAAATCTTAACAAAACTTGATTTGCGTGATCGTACCCAATTAGCCATTTATGCAATTCGGCATAATCTTGTGTAA
- a CDS encoding ABC transporter ATP-binding protein, with protein MLETIKLSKNFKDKKVVDEINLFLGEGESVGLLGPNGAGKSTTISMISSLLKPTSGDVKLNGKSMIKDAAEMRRILGVVPQEIALYEELSAYENLKFFGRAYQVPKDKIEDRIQNVLEMVGLKDRQKELIKTFSGGMKRRINIAAALLHEPKILIFDEPTVGIDPQSRNHILETVRELNVKHGTTVLYTSHYMEEVEQLCNRVYIMDHGKVIASGTKSELLSILSSEDTIQVQLNKKSDVLLTEIKSFNHVYQVDETDEGLRIISRKGSNILSDLVHAAEKAGIQIVNYQVEIPSLEDVFLHLTGKTLRD; from the coding sequence ATGCTTGAAACCATAAAACTTAGTAAAAATTTCAAAGATAAAAAGGTAGTAGATGAAATTAATTTATTTTTGGGAGAAGGAGAATCAGTTGGTTTGCTTGGACCAAATGGTGCTGGAAAATCAACAACCATCTCTATGATTTCATCCTTACTTAAACCAACGTCTGGGGATGTAAAACTAAATGGAAAAAGTATGATAAAAGATGCAGCAGAAATGCGAAGAATTCTTGGAGTAGTTCCACAGGAAATAGCTTTATATGAAGAACTATCAGCATATGAAAATCTTAAGTTTTTTGGAAGAGCCTATCAAGTTCCAAAAGATAAGATTGAGGATCGAATACAAAATGTGCTTGAGATGGTGGGGTTAAAGGATCGTCAAAAGGAATTGATTAAAACATTTTCGGGGGGAATGAAGCGAAGAATCAATATTGCAGCTGCTTTGTTACATGAACCGAAGATTTTAATTTTTGATGAACCGACTGTGGGGATTGATCCTCAATCAAGAAACCATATTTTAGAGACTGTTCGAGAATTGAATGTAAAGCATGGAACGACGGTTCTTTACACAAGCCATTACATGGAAGAAGTGGAGCAATTATGTAATCGTGTATACATTATGGATCATGGAAAAGTGATTGCTTCTGGAACAAAATCGGAATTATTAAGCATTTTATCAAGTGAAGATACGATACAAGTGCAACTTAACAAAAAAAGTGATGTATTGTTAACAGAAATTAAATCATTTAATCATGTTTATCAAGTGGATGAAACGGATGAGGGTCTACGTATTATTTCAAGAAAAGGAAGTAATATTTTAAGTGATCTCGTACATGCAGCAGAAAAGGCAGGCATCCAAATTGTAAACTATCAAGTGGAAATACCAAGTTTAGAGGATGTATTTCTACATTTAACTGGAAAAACATTGCGGGATTAG
- a CDS encoding ABC transporter permease, protein MGSFIKKDLLVFWRDRKEMLMTLLLPIIIIVVLNYAFAGIFNDDKEATKLDIAFVQVDDEEKGFVQFKERIQQLGLSQAEKETMLEHVENLSPITLIRNFINNPDVKEWVNAKELTWEEATDQVESGELDAIIRVPEGFTYEVLSTVMLGDKSTTALTIHAAKQSTEVTTLQNIVNEFVNSLNMNFALGREGTLSAAEPILPQGGREVVEGIDTYTISQYFIIAIGTLFGLFLAQSVALKTVTEKRERVFNRILLTNSNPMHFLLGKTVSTFILAWLQLMITITVTQLLLNIFPDKPVSFWFGMVLVFTSFSLMVAGLSAIFTSITLNLKDSNAVSGLTTLIIMSLGVLGGSFFPLEGFPELLQRIGEWTPNGLTMIAMIEYIQFSQFSDLLLPIVVLVAMSVVCFVIGMFMFPKRGRV, encoded by the coding sequence GTGGGATCATTCATAAAAAAGGACTTACTCGTTTTTTGGCGGGACCGAAAAGAAATGCTAATGACTCTCTTACTCCCCATTATCATCATTGTTGTATTAAATTATGCCTTTGCTGGTATTTTTAATGACGATAAAGAGGCAACTAAATTGGACATAGCATTTGTCCAAGTAGATGATGAAGAAAAGGGGTTTGTACAGTTTAAAGAAAGAATACAACAATTAGGCTTGTCTCAAGCAGAGAAAGAAACAATGCTTGAGCATGTAGAAAATCTATCACCAATTACGTTAATACGAAATTTTATTAATAACCCGGACGTAAAGGAATGGGTTAATGCGAAAGAACTGACGTGGGAAGAAGCAACGGACCAAGTAGAAAGTGGTGAACTAGATGCAATCATTCGTGTTCCAGAAGGATTTACGTATGAGGTGCTTTCTACTGTCATGCTTGGAGATAAATCGACAACTGCATTAACGATTCATGCTGCAAAGCAGTCCACTGAAGTAACTACTCTCCAAAATATCGTCAATGAATTCGTGAACTCTTTGAATATGAACTTTGCTCTTGGTAGGGAAGGAACGTTATCAGCAGCAGAACCTATACTGCCTCAAGGAGGTAGAGAAGTCGTGGAAGGAATTGACACGTATACTATTTCGCAATACTTTATTATTGCAATTGGAACTCTATTTGGTCTGTTTTTGGCGCAAAGCGTAGCACTAAAGACGGTTACAGAGAAAAGAGAGCGTGTATTTAATCGGATTTTATTAACGAATAGTAATCCAATGCATTTTTTGCTAGGAAAAACAGTTTCTACCTTTATTCTAGCTTGGTTACAATTGATGATTACGATAACGGTAACACAGTTATTATTAAATATATTTCCAGATAAACCTGTATCGTTCTGGTTCGGAATGGTACTAGTATTTACCTCGTTTTCGTTAATGGTTGCAGGACTATCAGCAATATTTACATCTATTACGTTAAATTTGAAGGATAGCAATGCGGTTAGTGGTTTAACCACCCTTATTATTATGTCCTTGGGAGTTCTAGGGGGAAGTTTTTTCCCACTTGAAGGTTTTCCGGAATTGTTACAACGAATAGGAGAATGGACTCCAAATGGTTTAACCATGATAGCGATGATAGAGTATATTCAGTTTAGTCAATTTAGCGATTTACTTTTACCGATAGTGGTTCTAGTTGCCATGTCTGTAGTTTGTTTTGTAATTGGTATGTTCATGTTTCCGAAAAGGGGGCGGGTATAA
- a CDS encoding ABC transporter permease, with product MTTIFYAQFVKDKRKPLLIILFIVLSVLATIIFGGTSQQNKLTVDIFATGPNAEEIEQNWEELLNEDSNTKFIIADEDEAREQVKEGKRDVAILLMENDYRLITSSDMPEILLVEQHVHKVFTEEAKIQAVADGVNTSDLRNEIKDYLEKPPITVQTENLSGETLTSHDMGFQLLFGFTLFIAMFTIGVKVNRINEDKVNGVWNRLLLSPVSKTNLYVGHLVYSFLISFFQMVVVFLIFQYIMDYDIGNFPMILTIAAVYTLSAVSLAMLIAGITRTPEKFNMIYPSLSSILPIISGVYMPPGMMDNPVFNSIANVFPLSHGVDAMMDVALFDAGWSDITLPIAIMLLIGVLYMGIGINLGERRR from the coding sequence ATGACCACCATTTTCTATGCCCAGTTTGTTAAAGATAAACGAAAACCACTACTAATTATTTTATTTATTGTTCTTAGTGTATTGGCAACGATTATATTTGGAGGTACATCTCAACAAAACAAATTAACAGTTGATATTTTTGCAACAGGTCCTAATGCCGAGGAAATAGAACAAAATTGGGAAGAGTTATTAAATGAAGATAGTAACACCAAATTCATTATTGCAGATGAGGATGAAGCACGCGAGCAAGTAAAAGAAGGAAAAAGAGATGTTGCCATTCTTTTAATGGAAAATGATTATCGCTTAATTACATCTTCAGATATGCCAGAAATCCTACTTGTCGAGCAACATGTTCATAAAGTATTTACGGAGGAAGCTAAGATACAAGCTGTGGCAGATGGCGTAAATACGTCTGATTTAAGAAATGAGATCAAAGACTATTTAGAAAAACCACCGATTACTGTCCAAACGGAAAACTTAAGTGGTGAGACTCTGACAAGTCATGATATGGGTTTTCAGTTACTATTCGGTTTTACATTGTTTATAGCCATGTTTACAATTGGAGTCAAAGTGAATCGAATCAATGAAGACAAGGTGAATGGGGTATGGAACCGTCTGCTTCTCTCTCCAGTAAGCAAAACGAATTTGTATGTTGGTCATTTAGTCTATAGCTTTTTAATCAGCTTTTTTCAAATGGTTGTAGTCTTTCTAATTTTTCAATATATAATGGACTATGATATTGGAAACTTTCCGATGATATTAACCATTGCTGCCGTGTATACATTGAGTGCGGTTAGCTTGGCGATGCTTATTGCAGGAATAACTAGAACACCAGAGAAATTTAATATGATTTATCCTTCTCTGTCATCCATTCTGCCGATTATTAGTGGGGTTTATATGCCACCAGGTATGATGGATAATCCTGTATTTAATTCTATAGCCAATGTATTCCCACTATCTCATGGAGTCGATGCGATGATGGATGTTGCCCTATTTGATGCTGGATGGAGTGACATCACTTTGCCTATAGCTATCATGCTGCTTATTGGAGTATTGTATATGGGGATTGGAATTAATTTAGGTGAGCGGAGAAGATAA
- a CDS encoding SDR family oxidoreductase has protein sequence MKLSGNTILITGGSAGIGLAFAERFIKAGNKVIVCGRREEALQQAKEKFPNLVTYVSDLSIEADRIKLFDWITANYPDVNVLVNNAGIQQRFNVLKADAKTDWSYFNKEITINMEASIQLSMLFAPYFATKKEAAMINVTSGLAFTPMAIAPIYSATKAAMHSFTVSLRHQLADTSVEVIEVAPPAVNTDLGGAGLHTSGEPLDAFADGIFQGLNEGKVEIGYGSSVNRLRMTRDEVDKHVENMYEAMKKTIE, from the coding sequence ATGAAACTGTCAGGTAATACCATTCTTATTACAGGTGGAAGTGCTGGAATTGGATTAGCATTTGCAGAACGGTTTATTAAAGCAGGCAACAAAGTGATTGTTTGTGGTCGCAGGGAAGAAGCACTGCAACAGGCGAAAGAAAAATTCCCTAACCTTGTTACATATGTTAGTGATCTGTCTATAGAAGCTGATCGAATCAAACTTTTTGACTGGATAACAGCTAACTATCCAGATGTGAATGTGTTAGTTAACAATGCAGGAATTCAACAACGTTTTAATGTGTTAAAGGCAGACGCAAAGACTGATTGGAGTTATTTTAACAAGGAAATCACCATCAACATGGAAGCTTCTATTCAGCTCTCTATGCTGTTTGCACCGTATTTCGCAACAAAAAAGGAAGCGGCGATGATTAATGTAACATCTGGATTAGCTTTTACACCAATGGCAATCGCGCCAATTTATTCAGCAACCAAAGCGGCAATGCATTCTTTCACTGTGAGCTTAAGACACCAGCTTGCTGATACTTCTGTAGAAGTAATCGAAGTTGCCCCTCCAGCCGTGAATACAGATTTAGGCGGTGCAGGATTACATACGAGCGGAGAACCTTTGGATGCCTTTGCCGATGGAATTTTCCAGGGATTAAACGAAGGAAAAGTTGAAATCGGCTATGGCAGTTCGGTGAATCGCTTGCGGATGACTCGGGATGAAGTGGATAAGCATGTGGAGAATATGTATGAGGCAATGAAGAAGACGATTGAGTAA
- a CDS encoding MurR/RpiR family transcriptional regulator: MEQLIYTLLAYINNSLEKDINYSIANSFLENIHHIEGYSLEMAAEVCNVAPSTINRFCKRIGFRNFSNLRNSVAFQGGMYEANEKHLSAATFEAKLKENIEIMEKISKEQMERIIKKIYESKRIVILGFEKHQIQAMELQKQLFLLGKLCECNTNFFKQLETVSHLTEEDMIITISIEGNILTEALAINERIKAANGKKLLITFSDPEQHKYVFDEVLHCGKIENSAVSSYTLLRLFDILIYHYQKQYPSY, from the coding sequence TTGGAACAATTAATTTATACACTTTTAGCATACATAAATAATTCTTTGGAAAAGGATATCAACTATTCTATCGCCAATAGTTTCCTGGAAAATATTCATCATATAGAAGGCTATTCATTAGAGATGGCAGCGGAAGTATGTAATGTTGCCCCATCTACAATTAATCGTTTTTGTAAGCGAATCGGCTTTCGTAACTTTTCTAATCTCCGAAACAGTGTTGCTTTTCAAGGTGGAATGTATGAGGCGAATGAAAAGCATTTAAGTGCAGCTACATTCGAAGCAAAACTAAAGGAAAATATCGAGATAATGGAAAAAATTTCGAAGGAACAAATGGAACGAATTATTAAAAAAATTTATGAGTCGAAGCGAATTGTCATTTTAGGTTTTGAAAAACATCAAATTCAAGCGATGGAGCTTCAGAAGCAATTATTTCTTCTTGGAAAGCTATGTGAATGTAATACAAATTTTTTCAAACAATTGGAAACAGTATCTCATTTAACAGAAGAGGATATGATTATCACCATTTCAATTGAAGGAAACATCCTTACAGAGGCCTTAGCTATTAATGAAAGAATTAAAGCGGCGAATGGAAAGAAATTGTTGATTACTTTTTCGGATCCTGAGCAGCATAAATATGTATTTGATGAGGTATTACACTGTGGAAAAATTGAAAATAGCGCAGTTAGTAGTTATACGTTATTACGTTTATTTGATATTCTCATCTATCACTATCAAAAACAATATCCTTCTTATTAA
- a CDS encoding glycoside hydrolase family 1 protein, translating into MTKYGFPEGFLWGGATAANQLEGAYNEGGKGLSIFDMVTFVPKEERGNDIEMDVKSKAELETLLAGKGGDNFPKRRGIDFYHRYKEDIALFAEMGFKTFRMSISWPRIFPNGDDLVPNEEGLAFYDNVFDELAKYGIEPLVTLSHYEIPLNLVQKYNGWLDRRLVDFFVHYAETVFNRYKDKVKYWLTFNEINISTLSPYIGSGILIDEVENKEQAIYQALHHQFVGSARAVKACHEIISGAQIGCMLARMEVYPETCNPDDVLAALDEDQKNLFFTDVQVRGYYPSFMLSYFEENDIQIDMLPGDEELLLQHTVDYLSFSYYMSMVASGSPEKLKEKGNFFSGVKNPYLESSDWGWQIDPKGLRITLKKMYDRYQVPLFIVENGLGAYDKVEEDGSINDDYRISYMRAHIEQMKEAIKEGVDLIGYTSWGCIDLISAGTSEMSKRYGFIYVDQDDYGNGTLERTKKKSFDWYKKVIATNGQEL; encoded by the coding sequence ATGACGAAATACGGATTTCCAGAAGGATTTTTATGGGGTGGAGCTACTGCTGCCAATCAATTAGAAGGTGCTTATAACGAAGGTGGAAAAGGTTTGTCTATTTTCGATATGGTTACATTCGTTCCGAAAGAAGAACGTGGCAATGATATTGAGATGGATGTCAAAAGTAAAGCAGAATTAGAAACGCTACTAGCTGGCAAAGGCGGAGACAATTTCCCAAAACGTCGCGGGATTGATTTTTATCATCGCTACAAAGAAGACATCGCTCTTTTTGCAGAGATGGGCTTTAAAACATTCCGTATGTCTATTTCTTGGCCGCGTATTTTTCCAAATGGGGATGACTTGGTACCAAATGAAGAGGGCTTAGCATTTTATGATAATGTGTTTGATGAATTAGCGAAATATGGAATCGAGCCACTTGTGACGCTATCACACTATGAAATTCCATTGAATCTTGTGCAAAAATACAATGGATGGCTGGATCGTCGTTTAGTAGATTTCTTTGTTCATTATGCAGAGACTGTCTTTAACCGTTATAAAGATAAGGTGAAATATTGGTTAACGTTTAATGAAATTAATATCTCGACTCTTTCTCCTTACATTGGAAGTGGTATTTTAATTGATGAGGTAGAAAATAAAGAACAAGCAATTTATCAAGCTCTGCATCATCAATTTGTAGGGAGTGCCAGAGCGGTAAAAGCCTGTCATGAAATTATTTCTGGAGCGCAGATTGGTTGTATGCTAGCACGTATGGAAGTATATCCGGAAACATGTAATCCTGATGATGTGTTAGCAGCATTAGATGAGGATCAAAAGAATTTATTTTTCACAGATGTTCAAGTGCGTGGATACTATCCAAGCTTTATGCTAAGTTACTTTGAAGAAAATGATATTCAAATTGACATGCTGCCAGGAGATGAAGAATTACTTTTACAACATACAGTAGATTACTTATCTTTCAGCTACTATATGTCTATGGTTGCGAGTGGATCACCTGAAAAGTTAAAAGAAAAAGGGAACTTCTTCTCTGGTGTGAAAAATCCGTACCTAGAATCATCCGATTGGGGATGGCAAATCGACCCGAAAGGTTTACGAATTACGTTAAAGAAAATGTACGATCGTTATCAAGTGCCTTTATTTATCGTTGAAAATGGACTAGGTGCTTATGATAAGGTAGAAGAAGATGGCTCTATCAATGATGATTACCGTATTTCATACATGCGAGCACATATTGAGCAGATGAAAGAGGCGATAAAAGAGGGAGTAGATTTAATTGGATACACAAGCTGGGGATGTATCGATCTTATCTCTGCTGGTACCTCAGAAATGTCTAAGCGATACGGTTTTATTTATGTAGACCAAGATGACTATGGAAATGGAACATTAGAGAGAACGAAGAAAAAATCATTTGATTGGTACAAAAAAGTGATTGCAACAAATGGACAAGAGCTATAA
- a CDS encoding indolepyruvate ferredoxin oxidoreductase subunit alpha: MPFVITSPCMHEKAGDCVDVCPVDCIAKGEDQFYIDPDICIDCGACEAVCPVSAIYHEEDLPPEEQPYIQKAIDFYKTYEG, translated from the coding sequence ATGCCTTTCGTTATAACTTCGCCATGTATGCATGAAAAAGCAGGCGATTGTGTGGATGTTTGTCCTGTTGATTGTATCGCAAAGGGAGAAGACCAATTTTATATCGATCCAGATATTTGTATTGATTGTGGTGCATGTGAAGCAGTATGTCCTGTTTCAGCCATTTATCATGAGGAAGATCTTCCACCAGAAGAACAACCCTATATCCAGAAAGCTATCGATTTTTATAAAACATATGAAGGATAA
- a CDS encoding helix-turn-helix transcriptional regulator, translating to MVFFEDHGVEEKESFEKFTLINDGFPLHFHRAYELIIVNEGELFVRVDQKEYLLQKNDVAFIFPNQLHEFKTIHHSHISVVIFSPELIGHFFMNYKGFVPENNVIHLHNTPILQTLHSIYQQKSFLYDICGKLVENTSLTPVEYSTKMKVFHKILLYVDQHYSYDCTLKTVAKHLQYDYAYLSKLFVHITNRTFTEYLTHYRISQACYQLKNSQQPIGEIALNCGYNNLRSFHRNFKKVTNISPKKYRELA from the coding sequence GTGGTTTTTTTTGAAGATCACGGGGTGGAAGAAAAGGAATCCTTTGAAAAGTTTACCTTAATAAACGATGGCTTTCCTCTCCACTTTCATCGAGCTTATGAATTAATTATCGTCAACGAAGGAGAGCTATTCGTAAGAGTCGATCAAAAAGAATATCTACTGCAAAAAAATGATGTAGCATTTATTTTTCCAAATCAACTGCATGAGTTCAAAACCATCCATCATTCCCATATTAGTGTTGTTATTTTTTCACCTGAATTGATTGGCCATTTTTTTATGAATTATAAAGGCTTTGTTCCAGAAAACAATGTAATTCATTTACATAATACGCCTATTTTGCAAACGCTTCATTCTATTTACCAGCAAAAAAGTTTTCTGTATGATATATGTGGTAAATTGGTAGAGAATACAAGCTTGACGCCTGTTGAATATTCGACCAAGATGAAAGTATTTCATAAAATTCTGCTTTATGTTGATCAGCATTATAGCTATGACTGTACATTAAAAACGGTAGCAAAACATTTGCAGTATGATTACGCCTACCTTTCGAAGCTTTTTGTTCATATTACGAATAGGACATTTACCGAATATCTTACACACTATCGAATATCCCAGGCATGTTACCAGTTAAAAAATAGTCAGCAGCCGATTGGTGAAATCGCGCTGAATTGTGGTTACAATAATTTGCGTTCCTTCCATCGTAATTTTAAAAAGGTTACGAACATTTCCCCAAAAAAGTATAGGGAGCTTGCTTAA